One region of Chloroflexota bacterium genomic DNA includes:
- the deoC gene encoding deoxyribose-phosphate aldolase — protein MVTEHERNPGVKLDLDWITGTQVNRSAVERRTATLPTRRSVKKTWQAAWLLRAVTCIDLTTLAGDDSPGRVRRLCAKARQPLRPDLIKALGVEDMNITTGAVCVYPAMVPYAVEALDGTQIPVASVATGFPTGLTPLPQRIAEIEQAVVDGAHEIDIVITRHHVLTGNWAALYDEIQQFRAACGEAHIKAILGVGDLATLQQVYRASMVAMMAGADFIKTSTGKEGVNATLENSLVMVRAARDYLERTGYKIGFKPAGGIQTAKQALAWQFLMKEELGNDWLKPDLFRFGASSLLTDLERQLSHYVTGRYAARHHMPMG, from the coding sequence ATGGTAACAGAACATGAACGTAACCCCGGCGTAAAGCTGGATTTAGACTGGATCACTGGGACACAGGTCAATCGCAGCGCGGTAGAGCGGCGTACAGCCACGCTGCCCACGCGCCGCTCGGTGAAGAAAACCTGGCAGGCGGCCTGGTTATTGCGCGCAGTCACCTGTATCGACTTGACCACCCTGGCCGGTGATGATTCCCCGGGGCGTGTGCGCCGCCTGTGTGCCAAAGCGCGTCAACCCTTGCGCCCTGATTTGATCAAAGCGTTAGGCGTCGAAGATATGAATATCACCACCGGGGCTGTGTGTGTGTACCCGGCGATGGTGCCTTATGCTGTCGAGGCCTTGGACGGCACACAAATCCCGGTTGCTTCTGTGGCAACCGGATTCCCCACCGGCCTGACTCCGCTGCCGCAGCGAATCGCTGAAATCGAGCAGGCGGTGGTCGATGGCGCGCATGAGATTGATATTGTCATCACCCGTCATCATGTGCTGACCGGAAATTGGGCCGCGCTCTATGATGAGATTCAACAGTTCCGCGCCGCGTGCGGTGAAGCGCATATAAAAGCCATTTTGGGGGTTGGCGATCTGGCCACCTTGCAGCAAGTCTATCGCGCCAGCATGGTCGCCATGATGGCAGGCGCCGATTTTATCAAAACATCCACGGGCAAAGAAGGCGTCAACGCCACGCTCGAAAACAGCCTGGTGATGGTTCGCGCGGCACGTGATTATCTGGAGCGCACCGGCTACAAGATCGGTTTTAAGCCCGCTGGAGGCATCCAAACCGCCAAGCAGGCGCTGGCCTGGCAATTTCTGATGAAAGAAGAACTCGGCAACGATTGGCTCAAACCAGACCTGTTCCGCTTTGGCGCCAGCAGTCTGCTGACGGATCTTGAACGCCAACTTTCGCATTATGTCACCGGACGCTACGCCGCCCGCCACCACATGCCGATGGGCTAG
- a CDS encoding Crp/Fnr family transcriptional regulator, whose translation MQLTVTERNYARSAAIFNGLSEAEFDRVLNAASCKPLNADAFFFMEEDPAEAAFVLIEGKVKLAQVTVHGQQVILGYLIPGRVFGIIAVLKRMSYPVSAQAVGKCRALVWDRKTLNQLMEDSPRIALNAMRIMAGQIREFQNRVRELSTQQVEQRIARAVLRLARQSGRKIDAGVVIDLPLSRQDLAEMTGTTMYTVSRVLKEWSLRGIVDSKRQQVTILAPHGLVVIAEDIPSVEGPGKVDDDICDL comes from the coding sequence ATGCAACTCACTGTAACCGAGAGAAACTACGCCCGCAGCGCTGCAATTTTCAACGGACTTTCTGAAGCAGAATTTGATCGGGTACTGAATGCGGCAAGCTGTAAGCCATTGAATGCAGACGCGTTTTTTTTCATGGAAGAAGACCCTGCCGAAGCAGCGTTCGTGTTGATTGAAGGCAAAGTAAAACTGGCACAGGTTACTGTGCATGGGCAGCAGGTGATATTGGGGTATCTGATCCCAGGCCGCGTGTTTGGCATAATTGCGGTACTGAAGCGCATGAGCTATCCGGTTTCGGCGCAAGCGGTGGGGAAGTGCAGGGCGTTGGTGTGGGACCGCAAAACATTGAATCAATTGATGGAAGATTCACCGCGCATCGCGTTAAATGCGATGCGGATCATGGCGGGGCAAATTCGCGAGTTTCAGAACCGTGTGCGCGAATTATCTACGCAACAAGTAGAGCAGCGTATTGCGCGAGCCGTTTTACGGCTGGCGCGTCAATCGGGGCGAAAAATAGATGCGGGCGTAGTGATCGATTTGCCGCTCTCCCGGCAAGATTTGGCTGAAATGACGGGCACAACCATGTACACAGTCAGCCGGGTACTGAAAGAATGGTCATTACGAGGAATTGTGGATAGCAAGCGTCAGCAAGTGACAATTCTGGCTCCGCATGGATTGGTAGTTATCGCAGAAGATATTCCTTCTGTTGAGGGGCCAGGCAAAGTGGATGATGATATTTGTGATCTCTAG
- a CDS encoding cupin domain-containing protein yields the protein MNPFFYTEDLRALLNEIPADSIVSRTYYENDEIKAILFGFAPGQELSEHTAARPAILHFLEGQADLTLGDEKKLARAGTWVHMQPHLPHSIVAKERLVMLLLLL from the coding sequence ATGAATCCATTTTTTTATACTGAAGACCTGCGTGCGCTGTTGAACGAAATTCCCGCTGATAGTATCGTCAGCCGCACATATTATGAGAATGATGAAATAAAAGCGATCTTGTTCGGATTTGCGCCAGGGCAAGAACTTTCGGAGCATACTGCCGCACGACCTGCAATTTTGCATTTTTTGGAAGGCCAGGCCGACTTGACTCTGGGCGATGAGAAAAAGCTTGCCAGAGCGGGAACCTGGGTTCATATGCAACCCCATCTCCCCCATAGTATTGTTGCTAAGGAGCGTCTGGTGATGCTCTTGCTGCTGTTGTAA
- a CDS encoding nitrite reductase — MIEAFKIQTLLEVFAVKKYLFILIFIFSLGVFVSACSSSSGELDPEEVVIAFQSGGCIACHVIPGIPNAKGAIGPDLSHAGVVAAERILAADYTGTAETTEDFLREAVLEPDAYIPTDCPAGPCQPGQMPATFDDLLSKKQINLIVQYLASLPEGVSVMGDVGDVGIAMVVPTLSEDEFDHATQIFFERCAGCHGVLRNGATGPALTPDKTLPQGTTALASIIFNGTPRGMPDWGKQGTLTEEETDLMARFIQNEPPQPPEMSLEQMLATWKVFVEPEDRPTSPQHNRNWENFFAVTLRDAGQVAIIDGDTYEVVNYVNTGYAVHISRMSATGRYVFTIGRDGKLALIDLWMEVPDKVAEVQTCYDARSVETSKYNGEEGDFTDKYAVVGCYWPPHFVMMDGETLEPFKVVSTRSYTYDTEEYHPEPRVASIVASHFKPEWIINVKETGQVWMVNYADPVNPSIKMIEGERFLHDGGWDSTKRYFMVAANQANTIVVIDALDGDLEALVGTPAVPHPGRGANWIDPEFGPVWSTSHLGEGSLIAIGTDPENNPDSAWQVVRNIPLLGGGGLFIKTHPNSQWIWVDHVLNSDEAIQRTICVIAKANPTETHKCWEVADYGRAVHFEYNMDGTEVWVSVWGTADIPGKTGEIVIYDDATLEEVARIPDLVTPTGKFNVYNTIHDIY, encoded by the coding sequence ATGATAGAAGCTTTTAAAATACAAACTCTACTGGAGGTTTTTGCCGTGAAAAAATATCTTTTTATTTTAATTTTCATATTTAGTTTAGGTGTTTTTGTCAGCGCATGTAGCTCGTCTTCGGGTGAACTTGACCCGGAAGAAGTTGTCATTGCCTTTCAGAGCGGTGGGTGCATCGCGTGCCACGTGATCCCGGGTATTCCGAATGCGAAGGGGGCGATTGGCCCAGACCTTTCTCACGCAGGTGTTGTGGCTGCCGAACGCATCCTGGCCGCGGATTATACCGGCACCGCTGAGACCACTGAAGATTTCTTGCGTGAAGCTGTCTTGGAGCCAGATGCCTACATCCCGACAGATTGTCCGGCTGGCCCTTGCCAACCCGGGCAGATGCCGGCAACATTCGATGATTTGTTGTCGAAAAAACAGATCAATCTCATTGTTCAGTATCTGGCGAGTCTTCCAGAAGGTGTGTCGGTGATGGGCGATGTGGGCGATGTAGGCATTGCTATGGTGGTGCCGACCCTGTCTGAAGACGAGTTTGATCATGCCACGCAAATATTCTTTGAGCGTTGTGCGGGTTGCCACGGTGTGCTGCGTAATGGCGCTACAGGCCCGGCATTGACGCCCGATAAAACTTTGCCGCAAGGCACAACTGCGCTGGCTTCGATCATATTCAACGGTACGCCGCGCGGTATGCCCGACTGGGGAAAACAAGGCACACTAACGGAAGAAGAAACTGATTTGATGGCAAGATTTATCCAGAACGAGCCGCCGCAGCCGCCCGAAATGTCTTTGGAGCAAATGCTGGCGACCTGGAAAGTGTTCGTGGAGCCAGAAGATCGTCCAACTTCGCCGCAGCACAATCGCAATTGGGAGAACTTCTTCGCTGTGACCTTGCGTGACGCGGGGCAGGTGGCGATTATTGATGGTGATACCTATGAAGTTGTAAACTACGTTAATACCGGTTATGCCGTTCATATCTCGCGTATGTCGGCGACAGGGCGGTATGTATTTACCATCGGACGTGATGGCAAACTGGCTCTGATCGATCTGTGGATGGAAGTCCCCGACAAAGTTGCCGAAGTGCAAACCTGCTATGATGCCCGCTCCGTTGAAACCAGTAAATATAATGGCGAAGAGGGTGATTTCACCGATAAATATGCTGTAGTGGGTTGCTACTGGCCGCCGCACTTTGTTATGATGGATGGCGAGACGCTTGAACCCTTCAAGGTAGTTAGCACCCGTAGTTACACTTATGACACTGAGGAATATCATCCTGAACCGCGAGTTGCCAGCATTGTCGCCTCGCACTTCAAACCGGAATGGATTATCAATGTTAAAGAAACCGGTCAGGTTTGGATGGTGAACTATGCTGACCCTGTTAATCCTTCGATCAAGATGATTGAAGGAGAGCGATTCTTGCATGATGGCGGCTGGGATTCGACAAAACGCTATTTCATGGTGGCGGCGAATCAGGCGAATACGATTGTAGTAATTGATGCCTTGGACGGTGATCTGGAAGCTCTTGTGGGTACTCCGGCAGTGCCGCATCCTGGGCGTGGCGCCAACTGGATTGACCCTGAATTTGGGCCAGTGTGGAGCACATCCCATCTGGGCGAAGGTTCGCTGATTGCCATTGGCACAGACCCCGAAAACAACCCTGATAGCGCCTGGCAGGTCGTACGCAATATTCCATTGCTGGGCGGGGGTGGTTTGTTTATCAAAACACATCCCAACAGTCAATGGATATGGGTAGATCATGTCTTGAACTCGGACGAAGCCATTCAGCGCACGATCTGTGTGATTGCCAAGGCAAATCCCACCGAAACCCATAAGTGTTGGGAAGTGGCCGATTATGGGCGCGCGGTGCATTTTGAATATAATATGGATGGCACCGAAGTGTGGGTCAGCGTGTGGGGAACGGCGGATATCCCGGGCAAGACTGGTGAGATTGTGATTTACGATGATGCTACGCTGGAAGAGGTTGCCCGTATCCCCGATCTCGTCACCCCAACGGGCAAGTTCAATGTCTATAACACGATTCATGATATTTACTAG
- a CDS encoding metal-sulfur cluster assembly factor codes for MTEDQILDTLRSVMDPEVGINIVDMGLVYSVEIKPEEVYIQITMTSPTCPLHGVITRNMDKILRSTFPELGAMTIELVWKPPWTPDRLSADAKKQLGWN; via the coding sequence ATGACAGAAGATCAAATTTTGGACACGCTACGAAGCGTGATGGACCCCGAGGTTGGTATCAATATCGTTGATATGGGGCTGGTGTATTCGGTTGAGATAAAGCCCGAAGAAGTGTATATCCAGATTACCATGACCTCCCCAACTTGCCCCCTGCATGGTGTGATTACGCGTAATATGGATAAAATACTGCGGAGCACGTTCCCGGAGCTTGGCGCAATGACGATTGAGTTGGTGTGGAAGCCGCCCTGGACGCCGGATCGATTGTCAGCGGATGCAAAAAAACAGCTTGGGTGGAATTGA
- a CDS encoding DUF1858 domain-containing protein, producing the protein MNDGMINLGMFVADIMSTWPQTVKVFLKYRMTCVGCQLSEFDTLKDVLLNYGYSPDKILTELNAALRDNTPSSER; encoded by the coding sequence ATGAATGATGGCATGATAAACTTGGGTATGTTCGTCGCCGATATTATGAGTACATGGCCACAAACTGTAAAGGTATTTCTTAAATATCGTATGACCTGTGTAGGCTGCCAGCTTTCAGAATTTGATACGCTAAAAGATGTTTTATTGAATTATGGATATTCTCCGGATAAAATTCTGACAGAATTAAACGCAGCCCTTCGCGACAATACACCTTCATCGGAAAGATAA
- a CDS encoding aldehyde dehydrogenase family protein, producing the protein MELKEVFETMAYGPAPESPAAVNQWLDDHERKFGLFINNQWLTSEGADYYPSYNPATGEKLADTMQAGQSEVDAAVAAARKAYTTWSQTPGVARARYMYAIARNIQKHHRLLAVLESMDNGKPIRESRDIDVPLLARHFYYHAGWAQLMEKELRDYQSVGVIGQIIPWNFPLLMLAWKIAPAIALGNTVVLKPASYTRLSALLFAEIVAESGLPPGVVNVVTGSSKAGSMLVEHPDVDKIAFTGSTDVGRILRRQTAGTGKKISLELGGKSPFLVFDDADLDGAIEGVVDAIWFNQGQVCCAGSRLLVQENIAEDFLTRLKARMNKLRVGDPLDKAIDMGAIVHQSQWDTVDEWVKVGAAEGGDVYHAQVDLPEQGCFYPPTLITGLDPAAEIMQEEIFGPVLVSTTFRSPSEAIALANNTRYGLAASVWSDNINLALDVASKIKAGSVWVNSTNLFDAASGFGGYRESGFGREGGEEGLYEYLRPAWQARPQPAEEFDVETEWGGTTPAHPLIPTGKTSKATPGIDRTPKMYIGGAQKRPDGAYTRAVFDPKGKLIGQVGDGNRKDIRNAVEAAHAAHSAKPGWAMRHGHNRAQILYFIAENLHARADEFAARLRATTGQSEKAARAEVEKSMDRLFTYAAWADKYGGSVQETTLRGITVGVNGPVGVIGIACPDEYPLLGFISLMAPAIARGNTVVMIPSQKYPLSAVDFYQVLDTSDVPGGVVNIVTGDCNHLTKTLMAHEDVDALWYFGTAAGSYHVEHESATNMKRTWTNYGQPRDWLNDEQSAGHDFLHHATQVKNIWVPTGM; encoded by the coding sequence ATGGAACTCAAAGAGGTATTTGAAACAATGGCTTATGGTCCTGCTCCCGAATCGCCAGCCGCGGTCAACCAATGGTTGGATGACCATGAGCGGAAATTTGGTCTATTCATCAACAATCAATGGCTGACCTCCGAAGGGGCTGATTATTACCCCAGCTACAATCCGGCAACCGGCGAAAAACTGGCCGATACCATGCAAGCTGGTCAATCTGAGGTCGATGCCGCCGTCGCCGCGGCGCGCAAAGCCTACACAACCTGGAGTCAGACTCCGGGGGTAGCGCGCGCCCGCTATATGTATGCCATCGCCCGCAATATTCAAAAACACCATCGCTTGCTGGCGGTACTCGAAAGTATGGATAATGGCAAACCGATTCGTGAATCACGCGATATTGATGTGCCCCTGTTGGCGCGCCACTTTTACTACCATGCAGGCTGGGCGCAGCTTATGGAGAAAGAACTGCGCGACTACCAATCGGTAGGTGTCATCGGCCAAATTATCCCCTGGAATTTCCCGTTGCTCATGCTAGCCTGGAAGATTGCCCCGGCGATTGCGCTGGGCAACACCGTAGTGCTCAAACCAGCTTCGTACACCCGGCTTTCGGCGCTGCTATTTGCCGAAATCGTCGCCGAATCGGGCCTGCCGCCCGGTGTCGTCAATGTGGTCACAGGCAGTAGCAAGGCGGGCAGTATGCTCGTCGAACATCCCGATGTCGATAAAATTGCCTTCACCGGTTCAACTGATGTTGGCCGCATCCTGCGCCGCCAGACGGCAGGCACGGGCAAGAAAATATCACTGGAACTGGGCGGCAAGTCGCCGTTCCTGGTCTTTGATGATGCCGATCTGGATGGAGCTATCGAAGGCGTGGTCGATGCCATCTGGTTCAATCAGGGGCAGGTTTGCTGTGCCGGTTCACGCCTGTTGGTGCAAGAGAATATCGCCGAAGACTTCCTTACCCGTTTGAAAGCGCGCATGAATAAATTGCGTGTTGGCGATCCGCTGGATAAAGCCATTGATATGGGCGCGATTGTGCATCAATCGCAGTGGGATACAGTCGACGAGTGGGTGAAGGTTGGTGCCGCTGAAGGGGGCGACGTGTACCACGCCCAGGTGGATCTGCCCGAACAGGGCTGTTTCTACCCCCCCACATTGATCACCGGCCTCGACCCCGCGGCGGAGATTATGCAAGAAGAGATCTTTGGCCCGGTGCTGGTCTCAACGACTTTCCGCTCACCATCCGAAGCCATCGCCTTGGCGAACAACACCCGCTATGGTCTGGCGGCCAGCGTCTGGAGCGATAATATCAATCTGGCGCTGGATGTTGCCAGCAAGATCAAAGCTGGCTCGGTTTGGGTCAATTCGACCAATCTATTCGATGCCGCTTCGGGGTTTGGCGGCTACCGTGAGAGCGGTTTTGGCCGCGAAGGTGGCGAAGAAGGTCTGTACGAGTATCTACGCCCGGCCTGGCAAGCGCGTCCACAGCCCGCGGAAGAATTTGATGTTGAAACTGAGTGGGGCGGCACAACCCCTGCCCACCCCTTGATCCCCACAGGGAAAACCAGCAAAGCCACCCCCGGCATCGACCGTACCCCCAAGATGTATATCGGCGGGGCGCAAAAACGTCCCGATGGAGCCTATACCCGCGCGGTATTTGATCCGAAAGGCAAACTCATTGGGCAAGTTGGCGACGGCAATCGCAAAGACATCCGCAACGCCGTTGAAGCCGCTCACGCCGCCCATAGCGCCAAACCCGGCTGGGCGATGCGCCACGGGCACAACCGCGCGCAAATCCTGTACTTCATTGCCGAAAACCTGCACGCCCGCGCCGATGAATTTGCTGCTCGCCTGCGCGCAACGACCGGGCAAAGCGAAAAAGCAGCCCGCGCTGAAGTCGAAAAATCGATGGATCGTCTGTTTACCTACGCTGCTTGGGCCGACAAATATGGCGGCAGTGTGCAGGAAACCACGCTGCGTGGCATCACGGTGGGGGTCAATGGTCCGGTTGGTGTCATCGGTATCGCCTGCCCGGACGAATACCCGCTTTTAGGTTTCATCTCGTTGATGGCTCCGGCGATTGCCCGCGGCAACACTGTGGTCATGATCCCCAGCCAAAAATACCCCCTGAGCGCTGTAGACTTCTATCAGGTACTGGATACCTCTGATGTACCTGGCGGCGTGGTCAATATCGTCACCGGCGATTGCAATCATCTGACGAAAACCTTGATGGCGCATGAAGATGTGGACGCGTTGTGGTATTTTGGCACTGCCGCGGGCAGCTACCATGTGGAGCATGAATCCGCAACCAATATGAAACGCACCTGGACGAACTACGGCCAGCCGCGCGATTGGCTGAACGATGAACAGAGTGCGGGGCACGACTTCTTACACCACGCCACTCAGGTCAAAAATATCTGGGTGCCAACGGGGATGTAG